The Streptomyces puniciscabiei genomic interval CCGGCCGGCGTCCGCCACCGGGCGCACTGCCCGCGCTGATCGCCCGCGCCGCGGAGAGCCGGTGCGCGCGCAGCGCCGGAATCAGCGCGGCCAGCAGCACGACCGCGGGCATGCCCAGCGCCGTCGTCACGTACACCCAGGAGCTGATCGTCGGTCTGAGCGTCACCGTGCCGACCTCGGCGCCGTAGAAAACCTGGTGCAGCAGCGGCCGGGCCACCACCGCACCCAGCGCCGTGCCGGTCGCCGCGCCCGCCGTCGCCGGGACACAGACCATCACCAGGTAGACCGCGACCACCTGGATCGGCGTGAATCCCACGGACTTGAGCACCCCGATGTGCCGGAAGCCGGACACGACGGCACCGCTCACCACATTGCCCACGATCAGGACGGCCACCAGCAGACCGAGGACGCCGAAGACCATGAGGAACGGCACGAAGGCGTCGGGCTCGGTCGCGACCTGCGCCTTCAGGGTCAGGTACGACTGGTGGGCGACGAGCGAGCCGGACGGCAGGCCGGCGCTCACCGTCGCGGTGTCCGCCGTGATCTGCCGGGCTGTCGCGGCCCGGTCGAAGCGGTACAGCATCTGGTACGTCGTGGGGTGCAGGGCCGTGATCTGCCCCGGGGAGACCCATGCCTGCGCGGTGCCGCTCACGCTGGACGCGAGTCCGACGACGGTCAGCGGCGCCAGCCCGGGCAACCGGATCCGCTTGCCGATCGGGGAGTGCGGGCCGTCGCCCATCCCGGGCGCGTGCGGAAGCGCCAGGACGAGCCGGCCGGGGCCGGTGGCCCAGTGCCCGGCGAACAGGTCCAGCCGGTCGACAGGGCCGCCGGGGTCCGCCCGGCCCACGACGGTCAGCGGGCCGGGCCCCAGCCCGGGCAGCTCGGCGACCGCGCTCTGCGGCAGGTCGACCACCGCTTCCGGGAACGGCCCGGCCGAGGCCCGCACGCCCGGCCGGTGCGCGGTCCGTGCCAGCCGGGTGGCGGTGACCTTCGTCGCGTCGAACGTGGCGACGACGTGGGCGCCGTGCGCCTGGCCGAAGATCCGGTCGAACGGCCCGGACGCCACGTCCAGCAGGCCGAGGGCGACCACCAGCGCCACGGAGGAGACGAGGACCACCGCTCCGATCACGGCGGTCTGCAGCCGGCGGCGCACGGCCGCGCGGGAGGCCCTCCACACTGCGCTCATGCCGTCCGCTCCAGGGTCCGGTCGCCGGTGATCCGGCCGTCCGCCATGGTCACGAGCCGGCCGGCGCAGCGCGTGGCCAGCGTCGGGTCGTGCGTCACCAGCAGCAGGGTCTGGCCCAGTTCGTTGAGGTCGATGAGCAGGTCCATCACCTGCTCGCCCGCATGGCTGTCCAGCGCGCCGGTGGGCTCGTCCGCCAGCAGCAGCGCGGGCCGGTTCATCAGCGCGCGGGCCACCGCCACCCGCTGGCGCTCGCCGCCGCTGAGCGCGGCGGGGTAGACGTTCCTGCGGTCGGCGATGCCGAGTTCGTCCAGCAGCTCCAGCGCCCGGCGCCGGGCCTGGCGGGCCGGACTGCCGGTGAGCTGGGCGGCCAGGGCGACGTTGTCGATCGCGGGCAGGTCGTCGATGAGGTTGAAGAACTGGAAGATCATGCCGATCCGGCGCCGCCGGAAGAGCGCCAGCCCGGTCTCGTCGATCGCGCCCAGGTCCTCGCCGTGCACGCGCACCTGCCCGGCGCTCGGCCGGTCCAGTCCGGCGATCATGTTCAGCAGGGTCGATTTGCCGCAGCCGGACGGCCCCATCACCGCCACCGCCTCCCCGGCGGCGATCTCCAGCGACACGCCGTCCAGGGCGACGGTGTCGCCGTACTCCTTGCGCAGGCCGCTCAGCCGGACGACTTCCTGGACGACTTCCTCGCCGGGTACGGCGGCAGGGCCGGTCGCCGGGTTCGGGTCGCCGATGTCTTCGGTGGTCATGGCAGGGACGGTAGGCGGCCGGGTCCGTCCCGGCGTCAGCCCCCGGAGGTATCCCACGGCGGTGGTCATCCCGGCGATGTACGGGGTGAACCCGGAGGAGGACGCCCGTCCGTCCGCCGGCTGGCACGATGGACGGCGTGTGGAGATCGGAGACGGGCGCGCTGCTCATCGCCCTGGCAGCGGTGGGCCTGGCGTCGGCCGGCGGCGCCGTCGTGCTGCTGGCGCGGGCTCGCCGCCGGTACCGCAAGGTCCTGGAGGACCGGCGCTGGCTGCTGGAGCGCGAGCGCGAGGCCGCCGCCCGTACGGCGGTGGCGGCCGAACGGGCCCGCATCGCCCGCGAGTTGCACGACATCGTCAGCCACAAGGTCGGCCTCATGGTGGTGCAGGCGACGGCCGCCCGGGAGGTGCTCGCCACCCTGCCGGACGCGGCGGAGACCGCGCTGGCGGCCGTCGAGGGCGCCGGTCGCGACGCGATGACCGAACTGCGCCATCTGCTGGGCCTGTTGGCGCCGTCGCCGGACGGGGACGACCCCGCCGAGCCGGGCACGCAGGGAGGCCTCTCCGGACTCGCGCCGCAGCCGAGCCTGCGCCAGCTGGGCACGCTCGTCGACCGGATCGCCTTCGCCGGACTGCCGGTCGAGGTGCGGATCTCCGGGGAACCGCGCCCGCTGCCTCCCGGCATCGACGTCACCGCCTACCGGATCATCCAGGAGGCGCTGACCAATTCGCTCAAGTACGGCGACGGCGACCGTGACGGTGCGCTATGCCGACCACAGCCTGCGGGTCGAGGTGCTGGACAGCGGACCGAGCGTGCTGTCCGCCGGCCGCGCGAGCAGCGGTCCGGCACCGGGTCCCGGCAAGCGCCGGGGCGAGGGGGCGGGGCGCGGCCTGATCGGCCTGCGTGAGCGTGTGGCCGTCTACGGCGGCCACTTCGACGCCCGGCGCCGCATCGGCGGTGGGTACCGTGTCCGTGCCCGCATCCCGCTGGAGCGCCCGTGACCGAGCCCGCCGCAGACCCCCGCCCCGGCCCCGCGCCGGGCCGCGTCCCGGACTCCCCTGTCCCGGCCCGGGAAGCCGGCGCCCCGCGCGTCCTCATCGCGGACGACGAGGAGCTCATCCGCACCGGCTTCCGGCTGATCCTCACCTCGCGCGGCATCGAGGTCGTCGGTGAGGCGGCGGACGGGCTGCGGGCCGTGGCGGAGGCGGAACGGCTGCGCCCGGACGTCGTCCTGATGGACATCCGGATGCCCGACCTGGACGGCCTGGAAGCCGCCAAGCGCGTCCTGCGGCTGGTCCCGCGCTGCCGGGTCCTCATGCTCACCACGTTCGACCTCGACCGCTACGTCTACGCGGCGCTCGCCGCCGGGGCGAGCGGTTTCCTGCTCAAGGACGTCACCGCCGCCCATCTCGCCGCGGCGGTACGGCTGGTGAACACGGGCGACGCGCTGCTCGCCCCCTCGATCACCCGCCGTCTGGTCGAGCGGTACGCGGCCGGCCACGAGGACGCTCCGGCCCAGCCGGCGCACCGCCCCGCCACCGCGGCGACCACGGTGCCCCCACCCGCGCTCCACCGTGACCTGGCCGCGCTGACCCCCCGCGAACGCGAGGTGCTGGCCCTGATGGGCCGGGGCCTGTCGAACACCGAACTCGCCGCGTCCCTCACCCTCAGCGAGGCCACCGTGAAGACCCACGTCGCCCGGATCTTCGCCAAGCTCGCCCTGCGCGACCGCGCCCAGGCCGTCGTCCTCGCCTACGAGACGGGTCTGGTCACGCCCGGCGGAGCGGCCACCGGCCGGCCGTGACCGGTGGCCGCCAGCCGCTGCTCGCGGGAGAGGGCCGCTACACCGCCAGCCAGGCCGCCCGGTCCGGGCCCAGCCGGCCGTCCTCGAGGGGTCCGCTGGTCAGCAGGACCGCGGTGTGGTCCGGCAGCGGGTACGGCTCGGCGGAGAGGTTGACCACGCACACGAAGCCGGGGTCGCGGCGGAAGGCGAGGACTCCTGCCGGGGCGTCCAGCCAGGTGAGGGTGCCGTCGCCGAGGGCGGGGTGCGCGCGGCGCCGGCGCAGGGCGGTGCGGTAGAGCTCCAGCATGGACGTCTGGTCGCCGGTCTGCGCCGCGACGGTGCGCGGGGCCCAGTCGGCGGGCTGCGGCAGCCAGGGCGCGGCGGCGGCGTCCTCGGGGCTGAAGCCGTACGGCGCCTTCTGCCCGGACCAGGGGATCGGCACCCGGCAGCCGTCGCGGCCGCGGTCGGTGTGGCCGGAGCGTTCCCAGACGGGGTCCTGGAGGACGGACTCGGGCAGGTCCTCGACCTCGGGCAGGCCGAGTTCCTCGCCCTGGTAGATGTAGGCGCCGCCGGGCAGGGCGAGCATCAGCAGGGCGGCCGCGCGGGCGCGCCGGGTGCCCAGTTCGAGGTCGAGGGGGCCTTCGGGCTCGTAGCGCTCGTTGGCCACCCAGCGCTTCGCCGCCCTGCGGCCGTACCGGCTGGCGTGGCGCATGACGTCGTGGTTGGAGAGCACCCAGGTGGCGGGGGCGCCGACCGCGCCGAGCATGGCGAGGGAGTCGTCGATGACCGTACGCAGGTCCTTGGGATCCCAACTGGCCATGAGGAAGTCGAAGTTGAACGCGGTGTGCAGGCCGTCCGCGCGGACGTAGGCGGCCAGGCGCTCGGGGGTGTCCGCCCAGGCCTCGGCGACGAAGCAGCGGTCGCCGGGGAACTCGTCGGCCACCTTCCGCCAGGCGCGGTAGATGTCGTGGACCTCGTCGCGGTCCCAGTGGGGGTGGTCGAGGTGCTGCCCGCGCCCGCCGGAGGCGGCCCCGTCCGGACGCGGCGGCAGGTCGGGCAGCTCCGGGTGCTTGATCAGGCCGTGGGCCACGTCGATGCGGAAGCCGTCCACGCCCCGGGCGAACCAGAACCGCAGGATCGACTCGAACTCGGCGCGCACCTCGGGGTGCTGCCAGTTCAGGTCGGGCTGCTGGGGGGCGAAGAGGTGCAGGTACCACTCCCCGTCCGGCAGCCGGGTCCAGGCCGGGCCGCCGAAGGAGGAGACCCAGTCGTTGGGCGGCAGGGCGCCGTCGGGGCCCCGGCCGGGGCGGAAGACGTAGCGCTCGCGCTCCGGGCTGCCCGGTCCGGCCGCCAGGGCCGCCTGGAACCAGGCGTGCCGGTCGGAGGTGTGGTTGGGCACCATGTCGGGGATGATGCGGATCCCGTGCCGGTGGGCCTCCTCGATGAGTTGCTCGGCCTCGGCCACGGTGCCGAACAGCGGGTCGATCGCGCGGTAGTCGGCCACGTCGTAACCATGGTCGGCCTGCGGCGACTTGTACCAGGGGTTGATCCACAGGGCGTCCACGCCGAGCGACTTGAGGTACGGCAGGCGGGAGCGGATGCCGGCGATGTCGCCGATCCCGTCGCCGTTGCCGTCGGCGAAACTGCGGATGTAGACCTGGTAGATGACGGCGCTGCGCCACCAGGGTGCGGTACCGGGCATGCTGTTCCTTAACAGTGGGAGAGGGTCTACTTCGCGGCACCGGCCGTCAGGCCGGCGACGATGCGGCGCTGGAAGAGCAGCACCATGACCACCAGCGGGATCGTGACGAGGACGCCCGCGGCCATCTGGCTGCCGAACGGGGTCTCGTACGTCGTGGCGCCAGTGAACTTGGAGATGGCGACCGGTGCGGTCTGCATCTCCGGCCGGTTGGTCATCGACAGCGCGATGAGGAACTCGTTCCAGGCGGCGATGAACGTGATGATCGCGGTGGTGAAGATGCCCGGCGCGGCCAGCGGGATGATGACCTTGCGGAAGGCCTGTCCGCGGGTGCAGCCGTCGACCATGGCGGCGTGCTCCAGCTCGTCCGGCATCTGCCGGAAGAACGTGGTCAGGTTCCACACCGCTAGCGGCAGCGCGAAGGACATGCTCGGCACGATCATGGACTGGTAGGTGTTGATCCAGCCGATGTCCGTGAACAGCTTCAGCAGCGGGACCACGATCGACACCACCGGGAACATCGAGGTGGCGATGATGAGGGTCAGGATCAGCCGCTTGAAACGGAACTCCAGCCTCGCCATCGCGTAGGCGGTGAACGTGGCCAGCAGCAGCGCCAGCACGGTCGTGACCCCGGCCACGACGAGGCTGTTGAGCAGCGCCCGGGTGAACCCCTGGGAGGCACCGAACAGCGAGCGGTAGTTCTCGAACGACACCGGGGACGGGACGAGCGAGGTGTCGAAGATGTCGGAGGTGCGGCGCAGGCTGGAGACCAGCATCCAGTAGAACGGGGCCAGGCAGTAGGCCACCACCGCGGCGACCCCCAGGTACGGCAGCCGGCCTCGCCACTTCGCGGCGGTCGCCCCGGTCGTCCTGGTCGCCCTGGCTGTCAGGGTCGCCGTGGTCGTCGTGGTCGTCATGCCGTCACCTCCGCGCGGCGCGCGAACACGAACCTGCGCCCGCTCCTGCGACCGCCTCCCGTGCCGGTGCCGGTACCGCCGACGAGATCGGCGCCCAACAGCCGTACGAAGGCGAGCGCGATGAGGAAGACGTAGAGGAAGAGCAGGACCGCGTAGGCGGAGGCCGGGCCGAAGCGGACGTTGGACGCCTCGTTCTGCGCCAGCATGGACAGCGTTTCCACCGAGTTCTTCTGCGCGCCGATCAGGATGTACGGCAGGTCGAACATCCGCAGCGCGTCCATGCAGCGGAACAGCATCGCCACCAGCAGCGCGGGCTTCACCAGCGGCAGCGTGATGTGCCAGAACCGGCGCGGCGCGCTCGCGCCGTCGAGGCGGGCCGCCTCGTAGACCTCGTTCGGGATCACCTGCAGTCCGGCCAGGACCAGCAGCCCGATGAACGGGGCGGTCTTCCACACCTCGGCGACGATGACCGCGACCTTGGCGTGGAAGCCCTCGGTGGTCCACAGGATCTGGTGGCCGAGCAGGGCGTTGGCGATGCCGTCGCTGTTGAAGATCCACCGCCACAGCAGGCCGGAGATGGCCGTGGGCACCGCCCAGGGGACGAGGATGCTCGCCCGGACCAGGGCGCGGCCGCTGAACGCCCGGTGCATGATCAGGGCCATGGCCACGCCGATCACCGTCTCCAGAGCGACGGTGACGACGGTGAAGAAGGTGGTGTTCCAGAAGGCGTTCCAGAACCGGTCCCCGGCGGCGCCGAGGATGTCGGCGTAGTTCCTGAGCCCGACGAACGGCTCGGTGCTGCGGATGAAGCCGGTCTTCGGGTCGAGGCCCTTCGGCCCGTACAGCGACTCCCGCAGCGCCATGACCGTCGGGTAGAGCACGACGATCGTCAGCACCAGGAGCGTCGGGGAGACCAGCAGGGCCGCCAGCCGCCCGGTGCCGGCCGTGGCGCGGGTGCGGGACCGCCGGCCCTTCACCGGTGTGCGGGGCGGCCGGCGGGACCCGGGGGTGGCGGGCCCGGGCGGGATCCGGGTGTCGGTCATGGCCGCGCCCCTCACTGCGCCGTGGCCTTCTGCAGCTCCCGCTGCAGGTCCTTCAGCGCCTGTGCGCTGCTCTTGGTGCCGGTCAGGGCGGCGTACGCCTCCTGCTGGACCGCCGAGGTCACATCGCCGTAGCTCACCACCCGCGGGCGCGGTACGGCGCGCAGGATCGACTGCTTGAGGACCGGAAGGTACGGGTACTGCCCGGCCAGTGCCGCGTCGTCGTACAGGTCGGCGTAGGGCGGGGCGAGGGAGGCCTTCTCCAGGAAGGTCTTCGCGGTCGTCTCGCTGCTGTAGAACTTCATGAAGTCCAGCGCCGTCGCCTTGTTCTTCGCGAAGGAGGACAGGGCCAGGTTGTGGCCGCCCAGGCTGGAGGAGCCGGGCCCGTTCAGGCCGGGCAGCGGCGCGACGGCGTACTTGCCGGCCACCTTGCTCTTGCCGGCGAGCGCGTACATGTACGGCCAGTTGCGCAGGAAGACCAGCTTGCCGGCCTGGAACGCCTGCCGGCCGTCCTCCTCCTGGTAGGTAATGGCCTCCTTGGGGATCGTTCCGTCCTTGAACGAGCCGGCGAGGAAGTCCAGTCCCTTCCGCGCCGCCGGGGTGTCCACGTTCGGCTTGCCGTTCGCGTCCGTCACGACACCGCCCGCGGAGTTCACGGCCTCGGAGAAGTTCACCGTCAGGCCCTCGTACTTCTGGAACTGGCCGGCGTAGCATGACATGCCCTTGGCCGCGGGCAGCTTCTCGATCTTGGCGCAGTCGGCCTTCAACTCGGCCCAGGTCGCCGGGGGTTTGCCGACCCCGGCCTGCTTCAGCAGGTCGGTGCGGTAGTACAGCAGGCCGCCGTCGGAGCTGGCCGGGGCCGCGTACAGACCGCCGCGGTACCTCGCCGTCTCCACCACCGGCTTGAGCATCCTGTCCAGCGGGAAGCTCTGCTCGGGCAGCCTGTCGATCCACTGGTGGGCGGCGAACTCCGAGGTCCACACGACGTCCAGGGACAGCACCGTGTAGGCGTCGGACTTCGTCTCCGCGTTCTGGATCATCTGCTGGCGCTGCGCGTCCGCGTCCGTGGGCAGCTGGATGAAGGTGACCTTCTCCTTGGGGTGCAGCTTGTTCCACTGGTCGAGGACCGGCTGCACGGCGCCGGTGGTGTCCTTTCCGGCCACGTAGGTGATGGGGCCGCGGCCGGTGAACGACGTGGTCCCGGCCTGTCCTGCGGAGCCGCCGTCGTCGGACGAGCCGCAGGCGGCGAGGAGGAGTCCGGCGGCGGCGAGCGCGGCCGAGCACCGAAGGGCTCTGACTGTTCTGGTCTTCACTGTCTCTCCTGGTCGTGCGGAACCGAAGGCGACTCTCTTGCGAGACTGCGTTGTCACGGCAACTTCTTGATCAAACACACAGGTCAAAGCAGGTGAAGTGGACCCAGAGGGAGTGGCTTTGACCCCGTCGAGACAACGCTTGCACGCTAGGAGCGGGGTAACCGGAAGTCAATGCGTTACTTCTGGGTAATGAGAGGGGAGCGGGGCACGGGAACCGTGAAAGCGCTGTCACGTGGGGCCTCGACGCAGGGCCCTTCTGTGCTACCGTCCGGCACATGCCACCAGCTCAGCGACACCCCACGATGGCTGACGTCGCCGAACGGGCCGGGGTATCCGCCTCCACCGTCTCGCGAACCCTGCGCGGACTGACCACCGTCTCGCCGGAGGTGCGCGCCCGGGTCGAACAGGCCGCCCGCGAACTGGACTTCGCCGTCTCACGGCAGGCCGCGAGCCTGGTCACGGGCAGGACAGGGACCGTGGCCGTGCTCGTCCCCACGCTCAACGCGTGGTTCATGGGCTCGGCCCTCTCCAGCCTGGGCCCGCTGCTGCGGGCGGCGGGCATGGAGCTGACCGTCTATGTGATCCCCGATCTCGCCGAGCGCACCTCGTTCTTCGACCGGCTGCCCGCCCGCCGGAACGCCGACGCGCTGCTGGTCTTCTCCTTCGACCTCACCGAGGAGGAGACCGACCGGCTGGACAGCCTCGGCATGCCGGTCATCTATGTCAGCCAGCACGTCGACGGCCGCCCCAGCGTCTACGTCGACGACGTGGCCGGCGCCCTGCACGGCACCCGGCACCTGCTCAACCTCGGCCACCGCCGGATCGCCTTCATCAAGACGGTGGGCGCGAGCGGCTTCTCGTTCAGCTCCAACGAGCGGCTGCTCGGCTACCAGCAGGCGCTCGCCGAAGCGGGCGTCCCGCTCGACGACGAGCTGGTGGCCGCCCTGCCGGTCGGCGACAAACGCGCCACCGTCGAAGCGCTCGGCAGGCTGCTGAGCCTGCGCGAGCCGCCCACCGCCGTCTTCGCCGAACAGGACGAGGTCGCCGTCGCCGTCATCCGGGCCCTGCGCCGGACGCGGATCGAGGTGCCCGAGCAGATGTCCGTCCTGGGCTTCGACGACCAGCCGGTGGCCGACCTGTTCGACCTGTCCACCATCGCCCAGTCACCCTCGGACATCGGCCGCGAGGCCGGCCGGCTGGCCCTGAAGCTCATCGACGACTCCGAGTCGGACCACAGGCAGCACATCGTGCTGCCCACGCATCTGATCCCGCGGGCCACCACCGCGCCCCTTCCCGCAGGGGAGCGGGAGACGGACAGCGGATCCACGCGCGCCTGAGGTTCCCGTGCCACGCGGCAGGGGCCCGGTCGGTTTCCCCTCGACCGGGCCCCTGCCGTCGGCGCATCCGCCGTCAGTGGAACTGCGGCACGATCAGATGGATCCCGTACGCGACCACCGCCGCGCAGGCGAGAAAGCACAGGCCGGCCGCGGCGCGGCCCGCGGTGGCGGACCCGGTACGGCCGGACTCCGCCCGGGACAGGCCCAGGACGCCGAAGCTGAAGACGACGACCACGGCGACCGTGACACCGAGGCTGACCGCGGCGACCTTGCCGAGGGCGGACCAGTCGACATGCATGGGGGCTCCCGGAGGTTCAGGCGGCCGTACCGACGCGCGGCCGGGCCGCGGTGCGGAGGGTGACCTCGTGGTGGTCGTTGACGTTGTCGGCGCGCACCGGGTTACGGCGCGACGCGGCGACGATGGCGGTGGCGAGGGCCAGGGCGACCAGGGCGATGACCGCCGTACCGAGGTTGCCGCCGTGCTTGACCACGCTGGCCGCGAGGCCGCCGACCAGGGCGGCGGCGGGCAGGGTGATCAGCCAGGCCAGCACCATGCGGCCGGCCACGCCCCAGCGGACCTCCGCGAGCCGGCGGCCGAGACCGGCGCCCAGGATGCTGCCCGAGGCGACCTGGGTCGTGGACAGGGCGAAGCCGAGGTGGGCGGAGGTGAGGATCACGGTCGTGGAGGCCGTCTCGGCGGCGAAGCCCTGCGGCGACTGGATCTCCGCCAGCCCCTTGCCCATGGTGCGGATGATCCGCCAGCCGCCCAGATAGGTGCCGAGGCCGATGGCCAGACCGGCCGCGGCGATCACCCACACCGGCGGGCCGGCGTCGCGTCCGAGCGCGCCCGCCGAGATCAGGGTCAGGGTGATGACGCCCATGGTCTTCTGGGCGTCATTGGTGCCGTGCGCGAGGGAGACCAGGGAGGCGGAGGCGATCTGGCCGAGGCGGAAGCCCTTGGTCACCGAGTCCTGGCGGGCGCGGGCGGAGAGCCGGTAGGCGAGGTAGGTGGCGACCAGGGCGGCCAGGCCGGCCACCACCGGCGAGGCCACGGCCGGGATCAGCACCTTGTCGGCGACCTTGTCGAAGTGCACGCCGTGGGAGCCCGCACCCACCCAGACCGCGCCGATCAGGCCGCCGAAGAGGGCGTGGGAGGAGCTGGAGGGCAGTCCGGCGAGCCAGGTCACCAGGTTCCACAGGATCGCGCCGACCAGCCCCGCGAAGATCATCGCCGGGCTGACCAGCGTGTCGTCGACGATCCCGCCGGAGATCGTCCTGGCGACCTCGGTGGACAGAAAGGCGCCGACGATGTTCAGGATCCCGCTGACCAGCACCGCGGTGCGCGGCCCCAGAGCGCCGGTGGCGATGGAGGTCGCCATCGCGTTGGCGGTGTCGTGGAACCCGTTCGTGAAGTCGAACGCCAGTGCCGTGACGATGACGACCGCCACGAGGAACGTGATGTGGTCCATCCCCTCAGGCAAGCAAGGGCGGGCCAATGAGCGGAGAACTGGAGGCGAACGGCGTGCCGAAAATGGGGGAGTCTGTTGTGCAGCCCTGTGCGGATCCGTTCGGTCTCTCCGGGTGTCAGTGCCCTGTGCCAAGCTGTGGACGTGACCCTGGAGGACCTCAGACGGCTGCGCCGGGTGCGCGACCGCATGGACCGTGAGTACGCCGAGCCGCTCGACATGTCCGAGCTGGCCCGGGGTGCCCATATGTCGCCGGGCCACTTCCAGCGCAGCTTCCGCAAGGCCTTCGGCGAGACGCCGTACAGCTATCTGATGACCCGCAGGATCGAGCGGGCCAAGGCGCTGCTGCGCCGGGGCGACCTCACCGTGACCGAGGTGTGCCTCGCCGTGGGCTGTACGTCCCTCGGCTCCTTCAGCTCCCGCTTCACCGAGCTGGTCGGGGAGACACCGAGCGCCTACCGCTCCCGCTCGCACGAGGAGAGCGCGGTGATCCCGTCCTGCGTGGCCCGCACCTTCACCCGCCCCCACCGCCGCCCGTACGCACCGTGACCGGCCCGTCCGCCCGGTCGGCTCGCGCGCGTCCAGGGCCGGATGGGCCTAGCGTGAGCGCATGGACGTGAAACTCAAGCAGTGCTTCATCGCCGTGGACGACCATGACAAGGCGCTCGCCTTCTACCGGGACGTGCTCGGGCTGGAGGTCCGCAACGACGTGGGCTTCGAGGGCATGCGCTGGGTGACGCTCGGCTCGCCGCTGCAGCCGGACGTCGAGATCGTGCTGGAGCCGCCGGGCGCGAACCCGGACGCCTCCCCCGCCGACCGGCAGGCGCTCGCGGAGCTGCTCGCCAAGGGCATGCTGCGGGGTGTCATCTTCACGACCGAGGACTGCGACGCGCTGTACGAGCGGGTGCGGGCGGCCGGCGCCGATGTGCTCCAGGAGCCGACGGACCAGCCCTACGGGGTGCGCGACTGCGCCTTCCGGGACCCGGCGGGCAACCAGCTGCGCTTCCTCCAGCGGCCCGCGGAATGAACGGCCCGCGTGAATTCCCCCGCCTGGAGGCGGAGTTCACACCTACACTCCCCACGTGATCATTCGCTGGACCTACGCCTTCGTCGACCGGCCCGCCGGCCGGCTGCCCGAGGCCCGCGCCTTCTGGACCGCCGTCACCGGCACCCGGGCGTCCCTGCCGCGTGGTGAGCGGGACGAGTTCATGACCCTGCTGCCCGAGGGGGCGGCCGGGACGGACGCGTGCGTGAAGCTCCAGGGCGTCACCGAGGGCGACGGCGGCGCCCACCTCGACCTCTGCGCCGGGGACGTCCGGGAGCTGATCAAAGCGGCCCTCGAAGTCGGTGC includes:
- a CDS encoding ABC transporter substrate-binding protein → MKTRTVRALRCSAALAAAGLLLAACGSSDDGGSAGQAGTTSFTGRGPITYVAGKDTTGAVQPVLDQWNKLHPKEKVTFIQLPTDADAQRQQMIQNAETKSDAYTVLSLDVVWTSEFAAHQWIDRLPEQSFPLDRMLKPVVETARYRGGLYAAPASSDGGLLYYRTDLLKQAGVGKPPATWAELKADCAKIEKLPAAKGMSCYAGQFQKYEGLTVNFSEAVNSAGGVVTDANGKPNVDTPAARKGLDFLAGSFKDGTIPKEAITYQEEDGRQAFQAGKLVFLRNWPYMYALAGKSKVAGKYAVAPLPGLNGPGSSSLGGHNLALSSFAKNKATALDFMKFYSSETTAKTFLEKASLAPPYADLYDDAALAGQYPYLPVLKQSILRAVPRPRVVSYGDVTSAVQQEAYAALTGTKSSAQALKDLQRELQKATAQ
- a CDS encoding LacI family DNA-binding transcriptional regulator, which gives rise to MADVAERAGVSASTVSRTLRGLTTVSPEVRARVEQAARELDFAVSRQAASLVTGRTGTVAVLVPTLNAWFMGSALSSLGPLLRAAGMELTVYVIPDLAERTSFFDRLPARRNADALLVFSFDLTEEETDRLDSLGMPVIYVSQHVDGRPSVYVDDVAGALHGTRHLLNLGHRRIAFIKTVGASGFSFSSNERLLGYQQALAEAGVPLDDELVAALPVGDKRATVEALGRLLSLREPPTAVFAEQDEVAVAVIRALRRTRIEVPEQMSVLGFDDQPVADLFDLSTIAQSPSDIGREAGRLALKLIDDSESDHRQHIVLPTHLIPRATTAPLPAGERETDSGSTRA
- a CDS encoding inorganic phosphate transporter; translation: MDHITFLVAVVIVTALAFDFTNGFHDTANAMATSIATGALGPRTAVLVSGILNIVGAFLSTEVARTISGGIVDDTLVSPAMIFAGLVGAILWNLVTWLAGLPSSSSHALFGGLIGAVWVGAGSHGVHFDKVADKVLIPAVASPVVAGLAALVATYLAYRLSARARQDSVTKGFRLGQIASASLVSLAHGTNDAQKTMGVITLTLISAGALGRDAGPPVWVIAAAGLAIGLGTYLGGWRIIRTMGKGLAEIQSPQGFAAETASTTVILTSAHLGFALSTTQVASGSILGAGLGRRLAEVRWGVAGRMVLAWLITLPAAALVGGLAASVVKHGGNLGTAVIALVALALATAIVAASRRNPVRADNVNDHHEVTLRTAARPRVGTAA
- a CDS encoding helix-turn-helix transcriptional regulator; protein product: MTLEDLRRLRRVRDRMDREYAEPLDMSELARGAHMSPGHFQRSFRKAFGETPYSYLMTRRIERAKALLRRGDLTVTEVCLAVGCTSLGSFSSRFTELVGETPSAYRSRSHEESAVIPSCVARTFTRPHRRPYAP
- a CDS encoding VOC family protein, with the protein product MDVKLKQCFIAVDDHDKALAFYRDVLGLEVRNDVGFEGMRWVTLGSPLQPDVEIVLEPPGANPDASPADRQALAELLAKGMLRGVIFTTEDCDALYERVRAAGADVLQEPTDQPYGVRDCAFRDPAGNQLRFLQRPAE